The Bacteroidales bacterium genome includes a region encoding these proteins:
- a CDS encoding GtrA family protein, with the protein MSENINTNLNTETPNISPKKKKVYKDEVLRFTITGALVTFILYAVYLPLSYLMPDYPGVAYSVGFGISFVTNFILSNYYTFRTKPTFDRGILFCVVQFINYLLQILCFKFFIWIGVSNIWAPVPVWAFIFPINFLMMRVALKSNSIRDLMYRIMNIEKKK; encoded by the coding sequence ATGAGCGAAAATATAAACACTAATTTAAATACTGAAACTCCCAATATTTCTCCCAAAAAGAAAAAAGTGTATAAGGATGAGGTGCTTAGGTTTACTATTACAGGTGCATTGGTTACTTTTATTTTATATGCTGTTTACTTACCTCTATCCTATTTAATGCCAGACTATCCCGGTGTAGCGTATTCAGTGGGATTTGGTATTAGTTTTGTCACAAATTTTATTTTATCAAATTACTATACATTCCGCACTAAACCTACATTTGATAGAGGTATTTTATTCTGCGTAGTGCAATTCATAAATTATCTGTTACAGATATTGTGTTTCAAATTCTTTATTTGGATTGGTGTAAGCAATATTTGGGCACCCGTTCCCGTTTGGGCATTTATATTCCCTATTAACTTTTTAATGATGAGAGTTGCCCTAAAATCAAACTCTATTAGAGATTTGATGTACCGAATTATGAATATCGAGAAAAAGAAATAA